A single Arcobacter sp. FWKO B DNA region contains:
- a CDS encoding DEAD/DEAH box helicase yields the protein MSFSSFNLCSQLQQTLANIGFSTPTPIQTKVIPLVLEKNDILARAKTGSGKSASFILPILELYSRKSYEGKSKVRALVLTPTRDLTIQVAKAFEMFGGELTKKPKVVSIIGGEGISEQLYAIQRGCDILVATSGRLVDILDKGQLNLAHIEFFVLDEADKMLNLGFSEELDSILLQLPPKRQNLLFSATYPQKILDIALKITTNALEVTIDEDVPTVDTVTQEAISVNSENRGPLLRHLLSNNPSWGQVLVFMANKRATDNIAAKFRKYGFSAESFHGDLTQEDRNFTLDEFKAKKIKILFATDIAARGLDIDGIDCVVNYDLPRSSSDYIHRIGRTARAGKSGFALSFVTLEDTEHFKTIKKQCKLDIEPKQIEGFELVGTPLAKEKGKAPVKGKRKSKKDKLRESALK from the coding sequence ATGTCTTTTTCTTCTTTCAATCTTTGCTCACAACTTCAACAAACTTTGGCAAATATCGGCTTTTCTACGCCTACTCCCATACAAACCAAAGTTATCCCTTTGGTTTTGGAAAAAAATGATATTTTGGCAAGGGCAAAAACTGGAAGTGGTAAAAGTGCTAGTTTTATTTTGCCTATTTTGGAGCTTTATTCAAGAAAAAGTTATGAAGGGAAATCCAAGGTAAGAGCTCTTGTACTAACTCCTACAAGGGACTTGACTATCCAAGTGGCAAAGGCTTTTGAGATGTTTGGTGGTGAGCTTACCAAAAAGCCAAAAGTGGTGAGCATCATAGGAGGAGAGGGGATAAGTGAGCAGCTTTATGCTATCCAAAGAGGGTGTGATATATTAGTGGCTACTTCTGGGCGGTTGGTTGATATACTAGATAAGGGGCAGTTAAATCTGGCTCACATTGAGTTTTTTGTACTTGATGAGGCTGATAAGATGCTCAATCTTGGATTTAGTGAAGAGCTAGATTCTATACTCTTACAACTTCCACCAAAAAGACAAAACCTACTTTTTTCAGCAACTTATCCCCAAAAAATATTAGATATTGCATTAAAAATCACTACAAATGCACTAGAAGTCACTATAGATGAAGATGTGCCGACTGTTGATACGGTGACACAAGAAGCAATATCGGTAAATAGTGAAAATCGTGGACCACTTCTGCGTCATCTTCTCTCAAATAACCCTTCATGGGGGCAAGTCTTGGTATTTATGGCAAACAAAAGAGCTACGGATAATATCGCTGCGAAGTTTCGTAAATATGGCTTTAGTGCGGAGTCTTTTCATGGTGATTTGACACAAGAGGATAGAAACTTTACACTAGATGAGTTTAAAGCTAAGAAAATCAAAATCTTATTTGCTACAGACATAGCTGCAAGGGGACTTGATATAGATGGGATTGATTGTGTGGTAAATTATGATTTGCCTAGAAGTTCAAGTGATTATATCCATAGAATAGGGCGGACAGCAAGGGCAGGTAAAAGTGGATTTGCTTTGTCTTTTGTCACACTTGAAGATACGGAGCATTTCAAGACTATAAAAAAACAGTGCAAACTAGATATAGAACCAAAACAAATAGAGGGGTTTGAGCTAGTAGGCACTCCCCTAGCCAAAGAAAAAGGGAAAGCCCCAGTCAAAGGGAAAAGAAAAAGCAAGAAAGATAAGCTAAGAGAGAGTGCTTTAAAATAA
- a CDS encoding KilA-N domain-containing protein has product MAKISVLSSEITTLKFNENDYISITDIAKYKDSIDANDIIRNWLRNRNTIEFLGIWEQLNNSDFKPVEFEGFKKEAGLNSFTMSPTKWINSTNAIGIIAKSGRYGGTYAHKDIAFEFASWVSVEFKLYLIKEFQRLKDEELKQFGWDIRRNLTKLNYKIHTDAIKENLIPKELTPQQINFVYANEADILNVALFGMTAKEWRDQNKDKNGNIRDEADVNQLICLANMESLNAHLINEGFSKSQRVEKLNKIAISQMKILSGGDVKELEIKGTL; this is encoded by the coding sequence ATGGCAAAAATAAGTGTACTTTCAAGTGAAATAACAACACTCAAATTTAATGAAAATGATTATATATCTATTACTGATATTGCAAAATATAAAGACTCAATAGATGCAAATGACATCATAAGAAATTGGCTTCGTAATCGAAATACAATAGAGTTTTTAGGTATTTGGGAGCAGTTAAATAATTCAGATTTTAAACCCGTCGAATTCGAGGGGTTTAAAAAAGAAGCTGGACTTAATAGTTTTACTATGAGTCCTACAAAATGGATAAACAGTACAAATGCAATAGGAATTATTGCAAAATCAGGCAGATACGGTGGAACTTATGCTCATAAAGATATAGCTTTTGAATTTGCATCTTGGGTATCTGTAGAGTTTAAACTCTATCTTATCAAAGAGTTTCAAAGACTCAAAGATGAAGAGCTAAAACAATTTGGTTGGGATATAAGAAGAAATCTCACAAAACTAAACTACAAAATCCACACCGACGCCATTAAAGAAAATCTTATCCCAAAAGAACTTACTCCTCAACAAATAAATTTTGTTTATGCCAATGAAGCAGATATACTCAATGTAGCATTATTTGGTATGACAGCCAAAGAGTGGAGAGACCAAAACAAAGACAAAAATGGAAATATTCGTGATGAAGCAGATGTGAATCAGCTCATATGTCTAGCAAATATGGAGTCTTTAAATGCCCATCTAATAAATGAAGGCTTTTCAAAAAGCCAAAGAGTTGAGAAGCTTAATAAAATTGCTATTAGTCAAATGAAAATTTTGAGTGGTGGGGATGTTAAAGAGTTGGAAATAAAGGGAACATTATAA
- the avs4 gene encoding AVAST type 4 anti-phage nuclease Avs4 — MIIKPNWEQFKSKFNDSPTYYFEYFCYLLFCLEYNKPQGIFRYKNQSGIEWNPIEVDGRIIVAQCKFYDTSLGSHKDEIIEMLTTIQKNYTTPCELKFYTNQDWGQGKKRGTNDSQPKIEIETKAKEYNITIDWRTNETYFLSPDVAFNQELMKHFFTDSSIYDLVNEKQTHTERVLSNIHTQINFNSRIIEIDKTKEINEIKNQLIFNQALILSGTGGTGKTAIIKKLYEDIKNDMPFYLFKASEFETNQIDNLFGQYSFKKFIDIHEQDQEKIIIVDSAEKILDLNNNEPFKEFFQTLIKYKWKVVFTTRHTYLNDLYYHFSQLEIIPFTVNIENLNIEELNILSSGYEFNLPQDEKLLDLVKNPFYLNEYLSNYSNDEIDYQDFKNRLWNQNIGTQDMAKCFFEIAFKRANEGQFYVDIDCVNDRLKQLQKKGILGYEKNLGYFITHDIYEEWALEGIVNKEFITKSDIKSFFEKIGSSLPMRRAFRCWVSEKLLLDDENIKTFIEEIIASVDIEIFWKDEIFISILLSEYSDTFFKNFKRELLDNDYELLSRISFLLRLACKEVDNSFWESLGLKNQQLQEAKYIFTKPKGTGWKSFINFVYENIEIIGLAKIDLLLPILQDWNSKFQEGSTTRNASLTALKYYDLINQKEYKYSYDESIKTICKVISSGSFEIKDELSAIFDEIVEKKLKNHNDTYYELSKMILTSWEGLLISNNLPEQVLKLADLFWTKTPRKVKNGGTFPHYERKKVEDAFNLSSKYEFKYFPASALQTPIYFLLKNHFSITIDFILDFINKSVEYYSKSGWEYKEEIQMIDVFVDENITIQQCHSKSLWNIYRGNSSPVMPNLMQSIHMALEKYLLEISKILKTEDLEFWLLYLLQKSKSSSLSAIVASVVLANSDKAFNIAVILFKTKEFIQADFHRQIHEHSIKNLYGIGYGLNWQTQIFQDERLKTCEDKHRNSSLESLFLNYQMFRTSEISEEESEKRQKILWDILDNYYKQLPNEESQSEEDRIWRMALARMDKRKMDIEIKKVDDGVQITFNPKLSPELKKYSQEAQENSQNTIKYTTLYLWSVNKIDNNKDYKKYTIYEENPLLVLEQIKEVIAIPHDKRDFIFQDKIFPHVSIILLRDYIELLSSEDKELCRDIIFEFARLPLAENYHYQVSDGVDKAIKYLPILLIYFPELKNDIKILLLLNLFDDYQIGMGGKHFYDFAIEAIDTYLNKESNSFIVAYLLLKPKYDELIKSNYYGQKRVSKQDLLKNFFQSNEEIFEKFASNELRLSDNEIKTTQLDVLIVAFKMIVTFKSTVEKKFTQKIIEMLCINIFNKTDDKVDYDVKQQFINNFALFILEVDKDVIQFYLQPLINSFKPTEEMASLLTQLIYTQDRINRYDNFWHVWELFENKIIEICKDGDKYSYIDQIIKAYLLASGQYGSLWTETAKEWHSFKEKDKRFIKRISEKIGHCPSSIYSLSKFLTSIGSTYHNDGISWIANMLRNNNSLSTDKLEPDTVFHLENLIRKYVFLQSEKIKKERKTKDDVLIILNFLVEKGSAVAYMLREKVL, encoded by the coding sequence ATGATTATTAAGCCGAACTGGGAACAATTTAAATCTAAATTTAATGATAGTCCAACATACTATTTTGAATATTTTTGTTATTTGCTTTTTTGTCTTGAGTACAATAAACCACAAGGTATTTTTCGTTATAAAAATCAGTCAGGTATTGAATGGAATCCTATTGAAGTAGATGGCAGAATAATAGTAGCTCAATGTAAGTTTTATGACACATCACTAGGTAGTCATAAAGATGAAATCATTGAAATGCTTACTACTATACAAAAAAATTACACGACACCATGTGAATTAAAATTTTATACCAATCAAGACTGGGGTCAAGGTAAAAAGCGAGGAACAAATGATTCTCAGCCAAAAATAGAGATAGAAACAAAAGCCAAAGAATACAATATAACGATTGACTGGCGTACTAATGAGACTTATTTTTTATCACCTGATGTAGCTTTCAATCAAGAATTAATGAAACACTTTTTTACTGATTCAAGTATTTATGATTTAGTTAATGAAAAGCAGACCCATACAGAAAGGGTGTTAAGTAATATTCACACACAAATTAATTTCAATTCAAGAATTATTGAAATTGATAAAACAAAAGAAATCAATGAGATAAAAAACCAACTAATATTTAATCAAGCATTAATTTTAAGTGGAACTGGTGGAACTGGAAAGACAGCTATTATAAAAAAACTTTATGAAGATATTAAAAATGATATGCCTTTTTATCTTTTTAAAGCGAGTGAGTTTGAAACTAATCAAATTGATAACTTATTTGGTCAATACAGTTTTAAAAAATTCATTGATATACACGAACAAGACCAAGAAAAAATTATTATAGTTGACTCAGCTGAAAAAATATTAGATTTAAACAATAATGAACCGTTTAAAGAGTTTTTCCAAACATTAATTAAATATAAATGGAAAGTAGTTTTTACTACTCGACATACTTATTTGAATGATTTATATTATCATTTTTCTCAACTTGAAATTATTCCATTTACTGTAAATATTGAAAACTTAAATATTGAAGAACTAAATATACTATCTAGTGGCTATGAATTTAATTTACCTCAAGACGAAAAGTTATTAGATTTAGTCAAAAATCCATTTTATCTTAATGAGTATTTGTCTAATTACTCAAATGATGAAATCGACTATCAAGACTTTAAGAACAGACTATGGAATCAAAATATTGGTACACAAGATATGGCAAAATGCTTTTTTGAAATTGCTTTTAAAAGGGCCAATGAAGGGCAATTTTATGTGGATATTGATTGTGTTAACGATAGATTAAAGCAATTGCAAAAAAAGGGAATTTTAGGTTATGAAAAAAATTTAGGTTATTTTATTACTCATGATATTTATGAGGAATGGGCATTAGAGGGAATTGTAAATAAAGAATTTATTACTAAGAGTGATATAAAAAGCTTTTTTGAAAAGATTGGTAGTTCTTTGCCTATGCGAAGAGCTTTTAGATGTTGGGTATCTGAAAAACTACTTCTTGATGATGAAAATATTAAAACTTTCATTGAAGAAATCATAGCTAGTGTAGATATAGAAATATTTTGGAAAGATGAAATATTTATATCAATATTATTATCTGAATATTCAGATACTTTTTTTAAGAACTTTAAAAGAGAGCTTTTAGACAATGATTATGAACTATTGAGCCGAATATCTTTTTTATTGAGACTAGCTTGTAAAGAAGTTGATAATAGCTTTTGGGAAAGTCTTGGATTGAAAAATCAACAACTACAAGAAGCAAAATATATTTTTACTAAGCCCAAAGGTACTGGTTGGAAGAGCTTTATCAATTTTGTTTATGAAAATATTGAAATTATAGGTCTTGCTAAAATAGACTTATTATTGCCTATATTACAAGATTGGAATTCTAAATTTCAAGAAGGAAGTACTACAAGAAATGCTTCATTAACTGCACTAAAATATTATGACTTAATAAATCAAAAAGAATATAAATACAGTTATGATGAATCTATTAAAACTATTTGTAAAGTTATTTCCAGTGGTTCATTTGAAATCAAAGATGAACTGTCTGCTATATTTGATGAGATAGTTGAGAAAAAATTAAAAAATCATAATGATACTTATTATGAGCTCTCAAAAATGATTTTAACAAGTTGGGAAGGACTTTTAATATCTAATAATTTGCCTGAACAAGTATTGAAGTTGGCAGATTTATTTTGGACGAAGACGCCTAGAAAAGTTAAAAATGGTGGAACATTTCCTCACTATGAAAGAAAAAAAGTTGAAGATGCTTTTAATCTGTCAAGCAAATATGAATTCAAATATTTCCCAGCAAGTGCATTGCAAACTCCTATATATTTTCTTTTGAAAAATCATTTTAGTATCACTATTGATTTTATTCTTGATTTTATCAATAAATCGGTTGAATACTATTCTAAATCTGGATGGGAATATAAAGAAGAAATTCAAATGATTGATGTTTTTGTAGATGAAAACATTACAATACAACAATGTCACAGTAAATCATTATGGAATATATATAGAGGGAATAGCTCTCCTGTTATGCCTAACTTAATGCAGTCAATTCATATGGCACTTGAAAAGTATCTTTTAGAAATAAGTAAGATATTAAAAACAGAAGATTTAGAGTTTTGGCTTTTGTATTTGCTCCAAAAGTCCAAATCTTCATCACTATCAGCAATTGTTGCTAGTGTAGTTTTGGCTAATTCAGATAAAGCATTTAATATTGCCGTGATACTTTTCAAGACAAAAGAGTTTATTCAAGCTGATTTTCATAGGCAAATTCACGAACATAGTATTAAGAATTTGTACGGTATTGGATATGGACTAAATTGGCAAACACAAATTTTTCAGGATGAAAGATTAAAAACATGTGAAGATAAGCATAGAAATTCTAGTTTAGAAAGTTTGTTTTTAAACTATCAAATGTTTAGAACAAGTGAAATAAGCGAAGAAGAATCAGAAAAACGACAAAAAATATTATGGGATATTTTGGATAACTACTATAAACAACTACCTAATGAAGAGAGTCAATCCGAAGAAGATAGAATTTGGAGAATGGCATTAGCAAGAATGGATAAAAGAAAAATGGATATAGAAATTAAAAAAGTAGATGATGGAGTTCAAATTACTTTTAATCCAAAACTATCGCCAGAACTTAAAAAGTATAGTCAAGAAGCACAGGAAAACTCTCAAAATACGATAAAGTACACTACACTCTATCTTTGGTCAGTAAATAAAATAGACAATAATAAAGATTATAAAAAATATACAATTTATGAGGAAAATCCTCTTTTAGTATTAGAACAAATTAAAGAAGTTATAGCAATACCTCATGACAAAAGAGACTTTATTTTTCAAGATAAAATCTTTCCACATGTAAGCATTATTTTATTAAGAGATTATATTGAGTTGCTTTCAAGCGAAGATAAAGAACTTTGTAGAGATATAATTTTTGAATTTGCTCGTTTACCACTAGCAGAAAACTATCATTATCAAGTTTCAGATGGAGTTGATAAAGCTATTAAGTATTTACCTATATTACTAATTTATTTCCCAGAACTCAAAAACGATATAAAAATACTTTTATTGTTAAATCTTTTTGATGACTATCAAATAGGAATGGGTGGAAAACATTTTTATGATTTTGCAATTGAGGCTATTGATACTTACCTTAACAAGGAAAGTAATTCTTTTATAGTGGCATATTTACTTTTAAAACCTAAATATGATGAGCTAATTAAATCTAATTATTATGGACAAAAACGAGTGAGTAAACAAGACTTGCTTAAAAACTTTTTTCAATCAAATGAAGAGATTTTTGAGAAGTTTGCTTCTAATGAATTAAGATTATCTGATAATGAAATTAAAACAACTCAATTGGATGTTTTAATTGTTGCTTTTAAAATGATAGTTACCTTTAAATCTACTGTAGAAAAAAAGTTCACTCAAAAGATTATTGAGATGTTATGCATAAATATTTTTAATAAAACAGACGACAAAGTGGACTATGATGTAAAACAACAGTTTATAAATAATTTTGCACTCTTTATATTAGAAGTAGATAAAGATGTTATTCAGTTTTATTTACAACCTTTGATTAATTCATTTAAGCCAACAGAAGAGATGGCTAGTTTGCTGACTCAGTTAATTTATACTCAAGACAGAATAAATAGATACGATAACTTTTGGCATGTGTGGGAGCTTTTTGAGAATAAAATAATAGAGATTTGTAAGGATGGAGATAAGTATAGTTATATTGACCAAATCATAAAGGCTTATTTATTGGCTTCTGGACAATATGGTTCTTTGTGGACAGAGACCGCAAAAGAATGGCATTCATTTAAAGAGAAAGATAAAAGATTTATCAAAAGGATTTCAGAGAAAATCGGGCATTGTCCTTCATCCATTTATTCTTTGTCAAAATTTTTAACAAGCATTGGTTCTACATATCATAATGATGGTATAAGTTGGATTGCAAATATGCTTAGAAACAATAATAGTTTATCAACTGATAAATTAGAACCAGACACGGTGTTTCATCTAGAAAACTTAATCAGAAAATATGTATTTCTTCAAAGTGAAAAGATAAAAAAAGAAAGAAAAACCAAAGATGATGTTTTGATTATTTTAAACTTTTTAGTTGAAAAAGGCTCTGCAGTAGCATATATGTTAAGAGAGAAAGTTTTATGA